From one Leifsonia soli genomic stretch:
- a CDS encoding TetR/AcrR family transcriptional regulator encodes MTGTVTTAPSVARPQRADARRNFDALLAAARDAFAEHGPNASLEDIARRAGVGIGTLYRNFPTRDALVEAVYIDEVAAVVRAAEDAGSLEPWEAVQAWLRRFIAYVGTKRALVEGLNKDSPVLLSCRTSLYDAGEPLVRRAQQAGELRTDATIGDVIRMVSGIAGVAFEDDQQRDRVLAMAIDGLRAR; translated from the coding sequence GTGACCGGCACCGTGACCACCGCACCGAGCGTCGCCCGACCGCAACGGGCGGACGCCCGCCGCAATTTCGACGCGTTGCTCGCCGCCGCGCGCGACGCGTTCGCCGAGCACGGTCCGAACGCCTCGCTCGAAGACATCGCACGCCGCGCCGGGGTCGGGATCGGGACGCTCTATCGCAACTTCCCCACCCGCGACGCGCTGGTCGAGGCCGTGTACATCGACGAGGTCGCCGCCGTCGTGCGGGCCGCGGAGGACGCGGGATCGCTCGAGCCGTGGGAGGCCGTCCAGGCGTGGCTCCGCCGCTTCATCGCCTACGTCGGCACGAAGCGCGCGCTGGTCGAGGGCCTCAACAAGGACTCCCCCGTTCTGCTCAGCTGCCGCACCTCCCTCTACGACGCCGGCGAGCCGCTGGTTCGCCGGGCGCAGCAGGCCGGCGAGCTCCGCACGGACGCCACGATCGGCGACGTGATCCGGATGGTCTCCGGGATCGCCGGAGTCGCCTTCGAGGACGACCAGCAGCGCGACCGCGTGCTGGCCATGGCCATCGACGGCCTCCGCGCCCGCTGA
- a CDS encoding MFS transporter, with product MSRSHPGLTFAILALSVGSFATLQSLVVPVLPVIQSDLHTTTAGVTWTMTAWLIAAAVATPLLGRVGDLVGKRRILVLALLAVALGSVVAAVAPSIGVVIAGRVIQGLGGAMFPLAFGIIRDEFPARRLPSAIGAIASIIAIGSGLGTVLAGPLASALSWRGLFLLPVALTVTAAVLALIVIPESPTRATGGVNPWAAVLLSGWLVALLLPLSTGAQWGWSSPGVIGLFVAAAVLLAAWVLVELRSRHPLVDMRLMREPGVWSMNAAAVFIGAAMFAIFAFFPRFVQTPTSTGYGLGASVAESGMLMLPMLVTMAVTGFLSGPLARWVGFRAQIVVSAALMGAAALSLAYLHGSLFAVAAASGVFGIGLGLIYAAITSVVVQSVPATQTGIASGMNANLRTVGSAVGAAVMTALVTGAIAPDGLPAESGYTEGFTTAGVLAFAAGAVTVVATFLMRAARRAEEARAEELVVSAVVETVEPATAVVDIAVVSSAEAEAAEMARLAAKVDGELSVALRDGRRESLEVA from the coding sequence ATGTCTCGATCCCATCCCGGACTGACCTTCGCCATCCTGGCGCTGAGCGTCGGTTCCTTCGCGACGCTCCAGTCGCTCGTCGTCCCCGTCCTCCCCGTCATCCAGTCCGACCTGCACACCACGACCGCAGGCGTCACCTGGACCATGACCGCGTGGCTCATCGCCGCCGCGGTCGCGACGCCCCTGCTCGGTCGCGTCGGCGACCTCGTCGGCAAGCGCCGCATCCTCGTCCTCGCCCTCCTGGCCGTCGCGCTCGGAAGCGTCGTGGCCGCCGTCGCGCCGTCGATCGGCGTCGTCATCGCCGGCCGTGTCATCCAGGGCCTCGGCGGGGCGATGTTCCCGCTCGCCTTCGGCATCATCCGCGACGAGTTCCCCGCGCGGCGCCTCCCGTCCGCGATCGGCGCCATCGCGTCCATCATCGCCATCGGCAGCGGACTCGGGACGGTGCTCGCCGGGCCGCTCGCCTCCGCACTCAGCTGGCGCGGACTGTTCCTGCTCCCCGTCGCCCTGACGGTGACGGCCGCCGTCCTCGCGCTCATCGTCATCCCCGAGTCGCCGACGCGGGCGACCGGCGGGGTCAACCCGTGGGCCGCCGTGCTGCTCTCGGGCTGGCTCGTCGCGCTCCTGCTGCCGCTGAGCACCGGCGCGCAGTGGGGCTGGTCGTCGCCCGGCGTGATCGGCCTGTTCGTCGCGGCTGCGGTGCTCCTCGCCGCGTGGGTCCTCGTCGAGCTCCGCTCGCGGCATCCCCTCGTCGACATGCGCCTCATGCGCGAGCCCGGCGTCTGGTCGATGAACGCGGCGGCTGTCTTCATCGGCGCCGCCATGTTCGCGATCTTCGCGTTCTTCCCGCGGTTCGTGCAGACGCCGACCTCGACCGGGTACGGTCTGGGCGCCTCGGTGGCGGAGTCCGGGATGCTGATGCTCCCGATGCTGGTGACCATGGCCGTCACCGGGTTCCTAAGCGGGCCCCTCGCCCGCTGGGTCGGCTTCCGCGCGCAGATCGTCGTCTCGGCGGCGCTCATGGGCGCCGCGGCCCTCTCGCTCGCCTACCTCCACGGTTCGCTGTTCGCCGTCGCCGCCGCCTCCGGCGTGTTCGGCATCGGGCTCGGCCTGATCTACGCGGCGATCACGAGCGTGGTCGTGCAGAGCGTCCCGGCCACCCAGACCGGGATCGCGAGCGGGATGAACGCCAACCTGCGCACGGTCGGATCGGCGGTCGGGGCGGCCGTGATGACGGCACTGGTGACCGGGGCGATCGCGCCGGACGGGCTCCCCGCGGAGTCCGGCTACACCGAGGGGTTCACGACCGCCGGTGTGCTGGCGTTCGCCGCCGGTGCCGTGACCGTGGTGGCGACGTTCCTGATGCGGGCGGCCCGCCGGGCCGAGGAGGCCAGGGCCGAAGAGCTCGTGGTGAGCGCGGTCGTGGAGACCGTCGAGCCCGCGACCGCCGTGGTGGACATCGCCGTAGTCTCCTCCGCGGAGGCGGAGGCGGCCGAGATGGCGCGCCTCGCCGCGAAGGTCGACGGCGAGCTGTCGGTCGCCCTCCGCGACGGCCGGCGCGAGAGCCTGGAGGTCGCCTGA
- a CDS encoding GIY-YIG nuclease family protein, whose amino-acid sequence MDTTCALCDSPAHPGASIRLCLTHLLEAHDLVDAEFGVTDALPSPCAFCGSRLGVRYPSGWLCAVCEWRVGEPPPEGQAASRVDVVYYLRFRDRIKIGTTANPAQRFAALPHDEVLAFERGDRTVELRRHDRFAHLRIPGTEWFETDPDLLAHVDRVRSAGGGDDPWALLARWRSEAAALRV is encoded by the coding sequence ATGGACACCACCTGCGCGCTCTGCGACAGCCCCGCGCATCCCGGCGCGTCCATCCGGCTGTGCCTGACCCACCTGCTGGAGGCGCACGACCTGGTCGACGCGGAGTTCGGCGTGACCGATGCGCTGCCGTCGCCGTGCGCGTTCTGCGGGTCGCGGCTGGGCGTCCGGTACCCGTCGGGCTGGCTGTGCGCGGTGTGCGAGTGGCGGGTGGGCGAACCGCCGCCCGAGGGTCAGGCCGCCTCCCGGGTGGATGTCGTCTACTACCTGCGCTTCCGCGACCGCATCAAGATCGGCACGACGGCGAACCCGGCGCAGCGCTTCGCCGCCCTCCCCCACGACGAGGTCCTCGCGTTCGAACGCGGCGACCGGACCGTGGAACTTCGCCGCCACGATCGGTTCGCGCACCTGCGCATCCCGGGCACGGAGTGGTTCGAGACCGACCCGGACCTGCTCGCACACGTCGACCGCGTCCGCTCGGCGGGCGGCGGCGACGACCCGTGGGCGCTGCTCGCGCGCTGGCGCAGCGAAGCCGCGGCGCTCCGCGTCTGA
- a CDS encoding cation:proton antiporter — MELGVYAVIAVAVIVGVAAFSRKLGIAAPIILVIVGVTLSFLPGVPDIEVPPEIILDGLLPPILYAAAISVPLTDFRRNLAPIAGLSVVLVVITAFASGFVLFTMLPDLNLAAAIALGAIISPPDAVAATSIGRKLGLPPRLLTVLEGEGLVNDATALVLLRTALAAALGTLATPWAGVVDFLSAVLIALVVGLVVGFVSVWVRSKLNDPVLDTALSVVVPFAAFAPTEALHGSGVLAVVIAGLYTGHAAPRQFSAQARISDQINWRTIQFLLENGVFLLIGLELRTLVSDVENPEVLSVWNAVGLGLIAVLSLIVIRFVLIVPLIFGLRRRAELAERSVLREWLMISYFRDHPVRYRWQALRKQRAEQRYERHRTDLEEYRQEAIDWKGGVVLGWAGMRGVVTLAAAQSLPSDIPYRPQLILIAFTVAFVSLVVQGGTLPWLIRTLGLQGADAREDRRLLAQLLDDLSEAGLAVLDDPETAARTSSPVDPEVVERVRQSSYLRAESAWERALLSDTPQDSRPHHVYRTLRLAVVDAERERLLLERSRGSYPSRVLTEAQALLDLEETRLRSRSR, encoded by the coding sequence ATGGAGTTGGGCGTCTATGCGGTGATCGCTGTGGCGGTCATCGTCGGCGTGGCCGCGTTCTCGCGCAAGCTCGGCATCGCGGCTCCGATCATCCTCGTCATCGTCGGCGTGACCCTGTCGTTCCTCCCCGGCGTCCCCGACATCGAGGTCCCGCCCGAGATCATCCTCGACGGGCTGCTCCCGCCGATCCTCTACGCGGCGGCCATCAGCGTCCCCCTCACCGACTTCCGGCGCAACCTGGCCCCGATCGCCGGGCTCTCGGTCGTCTTGGTGGTCATCACGGCCTTCGCCTCCGGCTTCGTGCTGTTCACGATGCTTCCGGATCTCAACCTCGCCGCGGCGATCGCCCTCGGTGCGATCATCAGCCCTCCCGACGCGGTCGCCGCGACCTCGATCGGCCGCAAGCTCGGCCTCCCGCCGCGCCTGCTGACGGTGCTGGAGGGCGAGGGACTGGTCAACGACGCGACCGCCCTCGTGCTCCTCCGGACGGCTCTGGCCGCCGCCCTCGGCACCCTGGCGACGCCCTGGGCCGGCGTCGTCGACTTCCTGTCGGCGGTGCTGATCGCACTCGTCGTCGGGCTCGTCGTCGGCTTCGTCTCGGTCTGGGTGCGTTCCAAGCTGAACGACCCGGTCCTCGACACGGCGCTGTCGGTCGTGGTCCCGTTCGCCGCGTTCGCACCGACCGAGGCGCTGCACGGCTCCGGAGTCCTGGCCGTCGTCATCGCCGGCCTCTACACCGGGCACGCGGCGCCGCGTCAGTTCAGCGCGCAGGCGCGGATCAGCGACCAGATCAACTGGCGCACCATCCAGTTCCTCCTCGAGAACGGCGTCTTCCTGCTGATCGGGCTCGAACTGCGGACGCTCGTCAGCGACGTCGAGAACCCCGAGGTGCTGAGCGTGTGGAACGCGGTCGGGCTCGGACTCATCGCCGTGCTCTCGCTCATCGTCATCCGCTTCGTGCTCATCGTGCCCCTCATCTTCGGGCTTCGAAGACGCGCGGAGCTCGCCGAACGCTCCGTGCTGCGGGAATGGCTGATGATCAGCTACTTCCGCGACCATCCCGTCCGCTATCGCTGGCAGGCGCTCAGGAAGCAACGGGCCGAGCAGCGCTACGAACGACATCGCACCGACTTGGAGGAGTACCGCCAGGAGGCGATCGACTGGAAGGGCGGCGTCGTCCTCGGCTGGGCGGGGATGCGCGGCGTCGTCACCCTGGCGGCCGCGCAGTCGCTGCCCAGCGACATCCCGTACCGCCCGCAGCTCATCCTGATCGCGTTCACCGTCGCGTTCGTCAGCCTGGTGGTGCAGGGCGGGACGCTCCCCTGGCTGATCCGGACGCTCGGCCTGCAGGGCGCGGACGCCCGGGAGGACAGACGGCTGCTCGCGCAGCTCCTCGACGACCTGAGCGAGGCGGGCCTCGCGGTGCTCGACGATCCGGAGACCGCGGCGCGGACGTCGTCGCCGGTCGACCCGGAGGTCGTCGAGCGCGTCCGGCAGTCCTCGTATCTGCGGGCGGAGTCGGCGTGGGAGCGCGCGCTGCTGAGCGACACCCCGCAGGACAGCCGGCCGCACCATGTCTACCGGACGCTGCGGCTCGCCGTCGTCGACGCCGAGCGCGAGCGCCTCCTGCTGGAACGCTCCCGCGGGTCGTACCCGTCGCGCGTGCTCACCGAGGCGCAGGCGCTGCTCGATCTCGAGGAGACCCGCCTCCGCTCGCGCTCGCGCTGA